A region of Arabidopsis thaliana chromosome 5, partial sequence DNA encodes the following proteins:
- a CDS encoding 6-phosphogluconate dehydrogenase family protein produces the protein MESVALSRIGLAGLAVMGQNLALNIADKGFPISVYNRTTSKVDETLDRASNEGKLPVAGQYSPRDFVLSIQRPRSVIILVKAGAPVDQTISALSEYMEPGDCIIDGGNEWYQNTERRIVEAEKKGLLYLGMGVSGGEEGARNGPSLMPGGSFTAYNNVKDILEKVAAQVEDGPCVTYIGEGGSGNFVKMVHNGIEYGDMQLISEAYDVLKNVGGLSNDELAEIFTEWNRGELESFLVEITSDIFRVKDDYGDGELVDKILDKTGMKGTGKWTVQQAAELSVAAPTIAASLDCRYLSGLKDERENAAKVLEEAGLKEDIGSASRGVDKKRLIDDVRQALYASKICSYAQGMNLLRAKSLEKGWDLNLGEMARIWKGGCIIRAVFLDRIKKAYQRNPNLASLVVDPDFAKEMVQRQAAWRRVVGLAISAGISTPGMCASLAYFDTYRRARLPANLVQAQRDLFGAHTYERTDRPGAYHTEWTKLARKSQ, from the coding sequence ATGGAGTCCGTCGCTCTATCTCGCATAGGTCTCGCCGGTCTCGCAGTCATGGGACAAAACCTCGCCTTAAACATCGCCGATAAAGGATTCCCAATCTCCGTCTACAATCGAACCACTTCCAAAGTCGACGAAACCTTAGATCGTGCCTCCAACGAAGGAAAACTCCCAGTCGCTGGTCAATACTCGCCTCGCGATTTCGTTCTCTCGATCCAACGGCCTAGATCCGTTATCATCCTTGTCAAAGCCGGTGCTCCCGTTGACCAAACCATCTCTGCTCTCTCTGAATACATGGAGCCTGGTGATTGTATCATCGACGGTGGAAATGAGTGGTATCAGAACACAGAGCGACGAATCGTTGAAGCTGAGAAGAAAGGATTGCTTTATTTAGGTATGGGAGTCTCCGGTGGTGAAGAAGGAGCTCGTAATGGTCCTTCTCTTATGCCTGGTGGATCTTTCACTGCGTATAACAATGTTAAAGATATTCTTGAGAAAGTTGCTGCTCAAGTCGAAGATGGTCCTTGTGTTACATACATTGGAGAAGGTGGATCTGGGAATTTTGTGAAAATGGTTCATAATGGGATTGAATATGGTGATATGCAGCTGATTTCGGAGGCGTATGACGTGTTGAAGAACGTTGGTGGATTGAGTAATGATGAATTGGCTGAGATCTTCACGGAGTGGAATCGAGGTGAGCTTGAGAGTTTCTTGGTTGAGATTACTTCGGATATATTTAGGGTTAAGGATGATTATGGTGATGGAGAGTTAGTGGATAAGATTTTGGATAAGACTGGTATGAAAGGTACAGGGAAATGGACGGTTCAGCAGGCGGCTGAGCTTTCTGTTGCGGCGCCTACGATTGCTGCGTCGTTGGATTGTAGATACTTGAGTGGATTGAAGGATGAGAGGGAGAATGCTGCTAAAGTTTTGGAAGAAGCTGGATTGAAGGAGGATATCGGTTCTGCGTCTCGTGGTGTTGATAAGAAGAGGTTGATTGATGATGTGAGGCAAGCTTTGTATGCTTCTAAGATCTGTAGTTATGCTCAAGGGATGAATTTGCTTAGGGCTAAGAGTTTAGAGAAAGGTTGGGACTTGAATTTGGGTGAAATGGCTAGGATTTGGAAAGGTGGGTGTATTATCAGGGCGGTTTTCTTGGACAGGATCAAGAAAGCTTACCAGAGAAACCCGAATTTGGCGAGCTTAGTGGTTGATCCTGATTTTGCTAAAGAGATGGTTCAGAGGCAAGCTGCATGGAGGAGAGTGGTGGGTCTTGCTATATCTGCTGGGATTAGCACACCAGGAATGTGCGCAAGTTTAGCGTATTTCGACACTTACAGGCGTGCTAGATTACCTGCGAATCTGGTTCAGGCGCAGAGAGATCTCTTTGGAGCTCATACATATGAGAGAACCGATCGTCCTGGTGCATACCACACTGAATGGACTAAGCTTGCAAGGAAGAGTCAGTAA